A window of Rhipicephalus microplus isolate Deutch F79 chromosome X, USDA_Rmic, whole genome shotgun sequence genomic DNA:
CGGCCGGACACTTCAGCGAAATGACTATGTTGAGATGTTGCTTTTGTGGTTGTGATACCACAGTTCAACAATGCCAGTAAGATGAAAGATGAAATGAGTCAAGTTGACAGCATCATCCCATTCGTTAAGAGCGCTCACCAATTAGTAGTTGGTAAACCAGTCATTCACGTCCGTCTCATCAGCACCACTGAAGACCTTTGAATCCTTCAGGTGAGAGATTCTGGGGTTGCTACTGGAGTGGACAGAAAGattgcactttgttggttgtcaTGATGGGTGGAAGTGTTCAGTCTCAGGCTCCAGGTTCAGTTGACATGAGAAAGattgcactttgttggttgtcaTGATGGGTGGAAGTGTTCAGTCCCAGAGCTCCAGgttcagttgattgattgatatgtggggtttaacgtcccaaaaccactacatgattatgagagacgccgtagtggagggctccggaaatttagaccacctgaggttctttaacgtgcacccaaatctgagcacacgggcctacaacatttccgcctccatcggaaatgcagccgccgcagccgggattcgaacccgcgccctgcgggtcagcagccgagtaccttagccactagaccaccgcggcggggccaggttCAGTTGACATAAGATCTTCAGCACCCTCCAGCAAGTGAGAAGAGGTTTATTGGATGTATGTTTCTGTGCTAAATCTATGAACACAAGACAGCAAGTCAGAGCAGAGCATGATTTAGAGAGATGCCTGCAACAAACAGCATGCAACGCGCAAGCCCAGCACCCCAGCTTAGGTGATGCTGCTCACCATACACGTGTCTCCTTTTTCCCGGTACCTATGAAATATGACAATACTCACAAAAGCAAATTAAACACCATCTCTTCAGTTTAGTATTTCAAATACATATAGTCACAGGATCTGCTAAAATTCTTAACAGAAGCTGACTTTAGCTGACATTAATAATAAATATAGGTTATGCACCAACTTGCATAATCTATCTATAACACAGCAGCAATATGAACATAAAAGCCACACCATTGCATCAAATGAGGAAGGAGCAGGTCAACTTACAACTATAAGGGTGTTTTACAACAGGAATGCAAGCAGATGGCTCTCTTTCTCCTAGAGCACTGGCCACTTTCATAAATATGTCAGCAAAAAGGCTAGACCACTAGATGCTAGCCATCATATATTGCTGCAATGATAAGGTTAAGACGAACTGAGGTTTGGCAGTACTTTTGCTGGGGCAAGTTGATGCGACATTTGTAAAATAAATCAGCACGAAACATGGGACAAAAGACCCAGAACAACAGGACATTTGCTGGTCCTGTTGTATGGCGTCTTTCGTCCAGTCTTTTGTGCCGATTTATTTTGCAATTGAGGTTTGCAGATGCCTTCACTTAGGAATGCATAAGGTGGCACGATTAAGGCCCGGGCACAAAACGAGGCACATTTCGACCCACGAAATGCAGCACTTCGTTCGTTTCATTGTTCCTTTTTCTGTCCATGTCTTAAAACACACCACTTTATGCATTCCAATGGCAAACACACATGCCCAAATCGACACCTCAGTCGTCCCTTACTTGATTATGTCACTGCAGTTATGTCACTGCTTTAACAACACAAAGCACCGTAGAATAAAATTTACTAGCCATTTTCTCACCTGCACAGATCACTTAAGTTGTTTTCGGCCTTGGTCACCTCCTGGAGCGTTTTATTGAAGTCAAACTTCAGTGCCGCAGCTTTCTGGCTGTTTTCACTTCTTTCAGCACTCCGAAACAACGGAAACCGTTGTTGGTCGCGTTGGCCGGAATCGATGTGCCGATGAATGTTCCTTTCCGTGTCTCGAAGGGCTTGAAACCTATTATGCTGTTGCGGTTGGTAGCTGTAGCGATCACCGCCAGAGTACCGGTTCGTCTGCGGCGAGTGATACGTATCGCCGTATCTCCTTTGGAAACTTTCGTTGCGGTAATGCTTGGCCTGCTCCTGCCGCAGCACATTGTCAAGAGTGCCGTTAAAATCGAAGTCTGTCGCTCTTTTACCGCTCGAAAGGCCTAGGAAAAGAAGACGATGGTAAGGACGGTAGTGACATGGCACTTGAAATTATAACACACTGCACAGCACAACAATCGACACATACACAACGAATTCACACATATTCAAACAGCAAAACTCTTACGAGATTCTTCATATTCGTCGTCGAAGTAATCCTCTGATACAGGATGCACGTTGCGGCAGCGTTCGCCATAGCGGCACCTTCCTTGCATATAGTACCAGCAGACTTTCAACCCTGAACCCCTCCGTGACATGGTTGAAACTTTCTGCGAATCAAGTTTAATTCTGACACCTGACACGTCGAGCCAAGAGCAGTACTGACATTAGAGCATGAGagcacagtcttttttttttttttttttagcttaccTACGGCGTGATTGTTGTTGGCATAGCCTCCTATATACTTTCTGTGCCCGCTCGATCCCCGCGCTTTCCATTCTATTGCACCGTCGCGTCTAGTTCGATACAAGCCGACAGGGGGCGCCGGCAGCCCTGGGGAGTGCAGACGACGCGTAGTTTTTCTGCTTACTCAGTGAGCATCCCAGAAAGCATAAATATCTTCGACGCAAATGTAAAAATGCACTATTATATTCATCCTGGACCACTTTACCATCGTCAGCAAGCATTACCGTGAGTAGAAATGCATCATACAAGTAAACATAAGCGTATGAATGCGGATTGCGTATCACGTTGTCTGTGCACGCGCTGCGTCGTGTTCACGATAAACTGATGCGCTAAACTCATACTTGTCCCCAAGGATATTAGTCCCCGGTACCCTAGAGCTTCATAGGTGAATCCACAATACTTGTAGCTGCCTCGCCGCTTTAAAAAAAATATAAGAAAGCGACATAACAGCACCACATGATAACTCCTTACTTTTGCGGCATTACGTTGTGAAGCACTACGCTGCGGGTTGGTTTCGCAGCCTCAAAGTCGCATTTTGACGAATATGAAATGCACATATGCTGCGTACGTGTGCGCTAAAACATAGCCTTTTTCTCGCCGGCAGGTTTCTTGCCAGCGCGCAGTCTTGACGGCCACGGTGAAGAGTCGCATCTGATCAAAATTAATCCATAGTCCTATATTACGGCATGCCTCGCATCTTCATTGCGGTTTTGCAGTAAAACCCGAAACTCAAGTGACAACGCTTGTTACTTTGTTCTGGACATCAACTTTTATTTTGTTGGTATTCTGCGAAGATGCATATGGTGCATAGGAAATTCCTAACAtcaaggaaagaaaaatagtacAGTCAGTCAGGCAGCCGCAAAAACACAATTCACAGTTTTAGAACTATTCTCGACAAGGGCCTGTGGTGAAGTGCTTTCCTCACATCGTGTTTGTCAGTCACGCCCAGGGCATAGTTCGTGAACACAGGCTTGCAAAATTTCGTGCAAAcaagctccagaaactgcaagcGGTGCTCAATGCAAACATGCTTAAAAACTTCACTGTTTGCCATAGCAGAAACAGCATTGCTGACTGTTTCCTGCAGAGGCCTTGGTATTGCTCTGCGCTTGCTTAAGATAAGTTCAGTGTACTTTTTTAGCGCGTACAAAACATGAACAAGCTCACTTGAGGGGTACAGTAGCCCACCTCTGTCTTGGTGCCTAATCAGACTGTCAATAGGGGCTGAGGACGCTGGCTTTGTGACAACTGAAATGCAGGAGCTTCAAGCAATCTTTTCTTGTATGACACGGGCCACGAAGCCTCCCACCATAGCAAGTGCTGCTGTGTCCACAGTCGGAAGCAAGCTTGCGGGACTTCTTAGGAGGTCGTCAAGAAGCTTCCTAGCTTCTACTGGAAACTGACTTGCTTGAACTTCTTTCTGTTTGCTTGTAACTTTAAGTGCATCTGAGCCATGGCTTGATGAATCCACTACGTTACTGGTCTTTGAAGCAGAAATTAGGCCAGTTTTTAAGGCCTTTTCAACACCAGACAAAACAGACCGAACGTCAGTCTGATCATTACTTCCTGCTGACCTTCTTATCCATCCGAAAAAGGATTCAATCGGGTCAGACGAGAATTTCCTCGTCAGCACAAACTTGAAGGAGAGTACATCTAGTAGGTATTTGGTGCACTCAACATTAGACATCGTAGTCAGCATAAGTGCATGATACGTTTCCTTAGTGAGGAACTGCTTTGGCTGGCAGTCACGTCTCAAATCTTCAAGGTATTCGAGGAAAGATGACATGAGCCACACAAGGCGCTCATAAGAAGCAGACTCGTACTGCTTGCAGTCTGGCATATTCTTGTGTATGTGTTGGACACAGTTACTCACGTCCATTAAGACAAACCATCGATGCACTGTGTCCATGAACTCAATTGTTGGGCCTGCATCAGCAAAGGTGATGTCAGACGTGTGTCCAGCTTGCTCCTTCAACAGTTTCAACGCTGCTGTAACTGCCGGAGAGAAAAGCTGAACAGCTTTGTGGACGTTCATGGCTTTAATACTTGATGGAAATACATGCTTCCGTGTGAGGAATCGTACAGGTTTGCTTACACTCCCCTGTTGCATCTTGTACAGGCTCTTCACATGAGAGGATGTAacttcaccgtttttttttcgtgtctcgGGCCAGGAACTGCGACCTGATATTCTTTATCAGATGGCATTGATCAAAGGCGATGAACAACTTTCGGTAGGGATCTTCGGGATGCTTTATAGAATGCTGCAGTTTGCCACTGCAAAGCATTTCCAAAGCAAGGACATTAATTTTGTGATTGTCCGTCACGATGCGCATTACAATGAAGCCAGCTGTCTCCACTCCTTTTAGCACATATTTCATCAGCATGAACAGTTGCTGTCCAGTGCAGTTCTTGGTGAAAAAATACCCCACGGGTATTCGAATGCGCACAGAGAGCCCTGACAAAATAAAACACAACAGTGAATTTGCTAGGACTGGTTCCCCTTTTGTTGGTGTTCCACAATCCTTACCCAAGTCCACGTCTCCAACGAAGGCATCTCTCTGCTTGTTGTATTGCAGGCGTTGCCGTATTCTCATTTCGTCAACAACCAGAGAACACACTTTCGCTTGCTGGGGGCTCAGATTTTCTAGTTCCGCTTTCAGACGCTCTTTCACGAGACTTGTAAATCCCACTTCGCCAGTAGTCACGCCCAGAAACCTCTGTAACGTGGCCCTGCTTGGAAGCTTCAAGAGATTTTCCCTTCTTATAAATTCATAGGCCTTTGTTGACAAGTTTCTCAACACAATGTAATTACGAATAGTAACCTCGGAGTAAGTAGGTCTGATTTTGGCGAAATCGTTCACCTGGTCAACGAGGATGCAGGCCCCCACGTGCTTTTCTCGCGCAGCTTCAACTACCTTGGCAAAAGCAGTCAAATTGCAATCTTCTTTTAATTGCTTCAGTTCTTCTTTATATTTGTCAATTGTTTGACGAAGCCGTTGTATTTGCGTCTTTAAATCGCGCTCCTTTCGTCTGAATATCTGACGTTCTAAAACAGAAATACTACTGCGAACATCTACCTGGGTGGCTTCGTGCTTTGAGGTAGGTTCAGAAGGAGCATCCACCTCAACTTGTAGTGGTACGGTGAAGCACGGGACTTTTGCGAGACCCGGAGAGCTAAAACTTGAGGTAAGTCCATCCGCAGGCACGGTGTCTTCATCGGCTCCAACAAAAAGGCCTGTTGCAGTCCCTGTCTCGAGAGGCCACGCAGCAGCGTTGTCAGGAGCAAGCGCTCGTTTCCTCGCAGACGGATCACTCCGCGGTTTCTTCGGCTTCGGCTGCATGTACTCCGGGTAGTCGTCGAACACGCTGGGAGTTGCACTCCTCTTGAGTTTTCGAGTTTTACATCCTTCTTTGTAGTCCGTCAGGAGAAAATGTCGGCTGCACACAACGGAGTAGCGTGATGTCGTGTTCGGCATCCAGTCTTTCCTAGCGATGGCTTTCAACCAGGCTGTCCTCGCTTCACTGTCACTAAAAATTTCATGAAACGAAATCCCCGGTACCTTACGTTTCGCATCAGATTTGCACTTTGGAACACAGCTGTAGGCCATTGAATCATCAGAACACGCACAAGTTCTTCAATCGCGGGAACACAACGCGCACATCGACTGGGGCCTGCGGCGATCCAAAGCGAACTGCCTTCACGCTCCCCAGGGCTGGTGGCGCCATCTCTTGGGGAACGGCGTCAGCCAGTGGGAAAGCGCGGACGGAGGCTCTGCCTCCTTCGAGCGGGACagaaaatataggaggctatggttgTTGGCAAGGTTTGGTGGTTGCCAGACTAGAAGGATCAGTGTTGCCAAACTGCCGGTAAATTtgagtgcaatttttttttgtagttgcggTTTTTCTGTGAGAATTTtgtgccatccgcggtgcattgCGCAaacgagcgacgctggccgttttaattaacggaatgaaccacgcattacagaattcgCTTTATTTacgaaatgaaccgcgcctagcagaagtcgagcgcggcgctgctgtgcaattaagaggttgttttaattaacggaatgaaccgcgcctagcagaagtcgaggcgcgttctcttgctgtgtgcgcagctgtgcgattaaaaTATCGCGTCTTAGTATTAGGGATGACGggaaataaaacgaattctgtaacgcgcggttcattccgttaaaacgaattcgacttctgctaggcgcggttcatttcgttaattaaattggcctcctaATTGCACGGCAACGCCATACTCAACTTCTGCTAGGCTTgcttcattccgttaattaaaacgaatttTTATATGTGCGGTTCATTCAGTTCATTAAAACGCAATTAAAACGAATTTTTAATTGcgcggcagcaccacgctcgacttctgcgaggctcggttcattccgttaattaaaacggccagcgtcgctcatgcactcgcgaaatgcaccgcggatggcaccaaactcttacaaaaaagccacaactacaaaaaaatttttttagccaaatttagcggcagtttgGCAACAACCATTCCAAAATCTGGCAActgatttatgcaacgccaataggagccaggttaaaaaggattggagacagcactgacccttgaggtgttccgaagctgcctagtgtttagggtgaggaatgttcttgtcctaatgttaatgtagctgtgcggtctgtgaggaagcttttgatgtaagAGTAGATTTTAGCGCCACAAGAAATGCAGTTGAGGCTAGCATATATAGCTGAATGATTCGAGGAGCTCTTGTGAAAAGTGAACACCTTTATAAGCATGCTTAGGGTTCTCCTTCAGGGGGATGAAACGAAGGTTCATCGCAGCAAACCCCCCCCCTCCATATCATGTGAATGTATAGGATAGGTTTGACATTGTGCCCCCCCTGACACCCCCCCTGTGCGCAGGCAAATGAACACCTTACAATAATTAGCTTACAACAAAGTGCAGTGTAGCAAATTAGAATAAATGTAGTGTATTGACTTAGTGTTGGCCCACAGTAAGTGAAATTTTCATGTGCGGCGATGGCGTTTTCATGTGCGGCgctggcgtagtggttagagcatccgcctcgcatgcaagaggtccgtggttcaaatcccggtgccgcgtagttcccaaccggattaaaaaaaaatccgcgtgttgatggaactgcattaagaggcctggggtgcggcccggtaaccaccgccggaaacgcactccctcaccggagaaggattggccaccctggtgctgtatctggccactacctcccacatgcatatgtaaaataactcacggccctcagtccccagcagctgcgaagcaactgaccacggcggcggtcggatctgcaacgcagcaaagggtgctaagaatctctgaatccggacaggccgccattggaacctgaacttggcaacgtttaacgctagaacattatctagtgagggaagtctaactgtactattcgaggagctagagggtgttaaatgagatataataaggctcagtgaggttaggaggacagatgaggcctatacggtgctacagaatgggcacgtcctttgctatcggggcttggtatacagaagagaactgggaggggggtttctaattcacagaatcatagctggcaacacagaggaatactatagcattaattaaagggtgttaggtatcgtaaataaactgaataagagatacaagatgaaggtagtacacgcttacgcgcctacatccagccatgatgacgcttc
This region includes:
- the LOC119175805 gene encoding nucleoporin NUP42 isoform X2 encodes the protein MSRRGSGLKVCWYYMQGRCRYGERCRNVHPVSEDYFDDEYEESRLSSGKRATDFDFNGTLDNVLRQEQAKHYRNESFQRRYGDTYHSPQTNRYSGGDRYSYQPQQHNRFQALRDTERNIHRHIDSGQRDQQRFPLFRSAERSENSQKAAALKFDFNKTLQEVTKAENNLSDLCSYEVAVVSDMKQWQASGQWLFTCYGPFGNSASYPGFCDMSMEELRLNFYNALQAGAVGDYKNLCNDQATASLPTSFSTAPSSLPQVASTTAASLFTLQPKLQSSTQQITRPVNTGRAQKATVAYYTYSLVESLAPEQKEQFLAQHFTPGKIPVVPPPEEYCDAT